In Penaeus vannamei isolate JL-2024 chromosome 4, ASM4276789v1, whole genome shotgun sequence, a single window of DNA contains:
- the LOC138861465 gene encoding uncharacterized protein, which translates to MLTGAFIRWNCRRPVGGLPHLLPPGTVTITVGRPWVSVQPQMHTPGGMMRPSRESKGNWCVDDTLIYDYNVEDAFWHAYQFPEMCAMKGITLKPEKFKFCRRELDFVRFHVGWDSYKTTDERLAAIRNFSMPETPSLTDIRSWYGFVNQLAPFLATAPIMEPFRELLQKPQGKRV; encoded by the coding sequence ATGCTCACTGGGGCTTTCATCAGGTGGAACTGCAGGAGGCCAGTAGGAGGCTTACCACATTTATTACCCCCTGGGACCGTTACCATTACCGTAGGACGCCCATGGGTCTCTGTGCAGCCCCAGATGCATACACCAGGAGGTATGATGAGGCCATCGCGGGAATCCAAAGGAAACTGGTGTGTTGATGACACTTTGATTTACGACTATAATGTGGAGGATGCCTTCTGGCACGCATACCAGTTCCCAGAGATGTGTGCCATGAAGGGCATCACCCTGAAGCCGGAGAAATTCAAGTTTTGTAGGAGGGAACTTGACTTTGTGAGATTCCATGTAGGCTGGGACTCTTATAAGACTACTGATGAACGTCTTGCAGCAATTAGGAATTTCAGTATGCCAGAGACGCCTTCGCTGACGGATATTCGCTCGTGGTATGGATTTGTCAACCAACTAGCACCATTTTTAGCTACAGCACCGATTATGGAGCCCTTCAGGGAGCTGCTGCAGAAACCACAAGGCAAGCGGGTATAA